One Euphorbia lathyris chromosome 1, ddEupLath1.1, whole genome shotgun sequence DNA segment encodes these proteins:
- the LOC136228625 gene encoding exocyst complex component EXO70B1 yields MTTTTTTSLGGGADDRVMATAQQIVKSLNTPKNVREDMLLIFSSFDNRLSNITDLIQEEPNSQSRFDTAERVILRWDSPHHSAPSWEDSPEQVGEYLGAVDDILDMLDELSVRSDNEVIDRAETAVQVAMSRLEDEFRHILIRNTVPLDSERLYGSIRRVSLSFVSNDGEIDDEFESFAEVDNESRFFHERGGSLGDDVCVDLINGDSVEELKMIAERMIRSGYEKECVQVYSNVRRDALDECLVILGVERLSIEEVQKIDWKTLDEKMKKWIQAVKIGVRVLLTGEKRLCDYIFSGSDSAREICFNETAKGCVMQLLNFGEAVSIARRSSEKLFRILDMYDAISDVVPELEGMITDEFVCSEAKGVLSGLGEAAKGTFAEFENAVRSETSKKPMLNGEIHPLTRYVMNYVKLLVDYSGTLNSLLEDEEDESSNLQNDDIDTPTPIARRLVALLTTLESNLEEKSKLYEDGAMQYIFLMNNILYIVQKVKNSELIKTVGDQWVRKRRGQIRQYATAYLRAAWSKALSCLKDEGIGGSSSNASKVALKDRFKNFNACFEDIYRIQTGWKVPDPQLREELRISISEKVLPAYRAFMGRFGSQLESGRHAGKYIKYTAEDLENYLPDLFEGAPLVIHHMRRKSS; encoded by the coding sequence CGACGATCGGGTGATGGCTACGGCGCAGCAGATCGTCAAGAGCCTCAACACGCCCAAGAACGTTAGGGAGGATATGCTTCTGATCTTCTCCAGCTTCGACAACCGCTTATCGAATATTACCGATTTGATTCAGGAGGAGCCTAATTCGCAATCCAGATTTGATACGGCTGAGAGGGTTATTCTCCGTTGGGATTCTCCCCACCACTCTGCTCCCTCGTGGGAAGATTCGCCGGAACAGGTTGGTGAGTATCTTGGTGCTGTTGACGATATTCTTGACATGTTGGATGAACTTTCGGTTCGGTCTGATAACGAAGTCATCGACCGGGCTGAGACCGCTGTTCAGGTAGCTATGTCGAGGCTGGAAGATGAGTTTCGTCATATCTTGATAAGGAACACGGTTCCTCTTGATTCGGAGCGGTTGTACGGATCAATTAGGCGAGTTTCACTATCTTTTGTATCTAATGATGGTGAGATTGATGATGAATTTGAGAGTTTCGCAGAGGTTGATAACGAAAGCAGATTTTTTCATGAGCGAGGAGGGAGTTTGGGTGATGATGTGTGTGTGGATTTGATAAATGgtgattctgtggaggaactgAAAATGATTGCAGAGCGGATGATTCGATCTGGGTATGAAAAGGAATGTGTTCAGGTGTATAGCAATGTTcgtagagatgctttggatgaGTGTTTAGTGATTTTGGGTGTTGAGAGACTCAGTATAGAAGAGGTGCAGAAAATTGATTGGAAAACTTTGGAcgagaaaatgaagaaatggaTACAAGCTGTGAAAATTGGGGTAAGAGTTCTTCTAACCGGGGAAAAAAGGCTTTGTGATTACATTTTCAGTGGTTCTGATTCAGCTAGGGAAATTTGTTTCAATGAGACTGCAAAAGGTTGTGTGATGCAGTTGTTAAATTTTGGGGAAGCAGTATCTATTGCTAGGAGATCCTCAGAGAAACTATTCAGGATTTTGGATATGTATGATGCAATATCAGATGTTGTTCCTGAATTGGAGGGTATGATAACTGATGAATTCGTGTGCAGTGAGGCAAAGGGAGTACTTTCTGGTCTTGGAGAGGCCGCAAAAGGTACTTTTGCAGAGTTTGAGAATGCTGTAAGGAGTGAAACTTCTAAAAAGCCAATGCTCAATGGAGAGATTCATCCGCTTACACGTTATGTTATGAATTATGTGAAACTGCTTGTAGATTATAGCGGAACACTGAATTCCCttttggaagatgaagaagatgaatctAGTAACCTTCAAAATGATGATATAGACACTCCAACTCCTATTGCAAGGAGATTGGTGGCTCTATTAACAACATTAGAATCAAATCTCGAGGAGAAATCGAAACTCTACGAGGATGGCGCGATGCAGTATATATTCCTGATGAATAACATTCTTTACATAGTGCAGAAGGTTAAGAATTCCGAACTCATCAAAACAGTGGGAGATCAATGGGTTCGAAAACGTCGCGGCCAGATAAGGCAATATGCCACTGCTTATCTTAGGGCAGCTTGGAGTAAAGCCTTGTCTTGTTtgaaagatgaaggaattggTGGAAGCTCAAGTAATGCATCTAAAGTGGCTTTGAAAGACAGGTTTAAGAATTTCAATGCTTGCTTTGAGGACATTTATAGGATTCAAACAGGTTGGAAAGTCCCTGATCCTCAGCTCCGAGAAGAGCTTCGAATATCGATATCTGAAAAGGTTTTACCAGCTTACCGTGCATTTATGGGGCGGTTTGGAAGCCAGCTAGAGAGTGGGAGACATGCTGGGAAATATATTAAGTACACAGCAGAGGATTTAGAGAATTATTTGCCGGATTTGTTCGAAGGGGCACCTCTTGTTATTCACCATATGAGAAGAAAAAGTTCATAG
- the LOC136228638 gene encoding SNF1-related protein kinase regulatory subunit gamma-1 has protein sequence MANLQLIKESDVPIQGDSPKSPEARLGMQVEDLWDEQAAQLSPTEKLNACFESIPVSSFPTSPSFQGVEIRSDMSLPDAVRILADNKILSAPVLDVDAAEDASWMDRYLGVVEFSGIAVWILHQSEPQSPRSTKSGAALAVEANGMTNATGLGALGPEDASATSGNFFESLTSSEFYKDTKVRDIVGSFRWAPFLALQESNSFLTMLLLLSKYKMKSVPVVNLGEGKIENIITQSAVIHMLAECAGLQWFESWGKKKLSEIGLPPMSCNQITKVNEDEPVLQAFKLMRKKKIGGVPVVESGGSKAVGNISLRDVHFLLTAPEIYHDYRSITAKNFLTAVRSYLKEQHENAPMLNGMVTCTKDYSVKELIMKLDSTKIHRIYVVDDDGNLEGVITLRDIISRLVHEPRGYFGDFFDGVLPLPHNSSV, from the exons ATGGCGAATTTGCAGTTGATTAAAGAAAGTGATGTTCCGATTCAAGGGGATAGTCCGAAGAGTCCTGAGGCGAGATTGGGGATGCAAGTGGAGGATCTATGGGATGAACAGGCGGCACAGTTGAGTCCAACTGAAAAGCTCAATGCTTGCTTTGAAAGCATCCCTGTTTCCTCCTTTCCTACTTCACCTTCTTTTCAAG GTGTGGAGATAAGATCAGACATGAGTCTACCAGATGCGGTGAGAATTCTAGCGGATAATAAAATTCTAAGTGCGCCTGTTTTGGATGTTGATGCGGCTGAGGATGCTTCTTGGATGGATAGATACCTTGGCGTTGTTGAGTTTTCCGGCATTGCAGTCTGGATTTTGCATCAG TCCGAACCTCAATCCCCTAGAAGTACAAAATCTGGGGCAGCTCTTGCAGTGGAAGCCAATGGAATGACTAATGCTACAGGGCTTGGGGCTTTAGGCCCTGAAGATGCTTCAGCAACATCTGGAAATTTTTTTGAGTCTTTGACTTCTTCTGAATTCTATAAAGATACAAAG GTTCGAGACATCGTGGGGTCATTTCGGTGGGCACCTTTTCTTGCTCTACAGGAATCGAATTCCTTTTTGACAATGCTCTTGTTGCTTTCAAAGTACAAAATGAAGAGTGTTCCGGTGGTCAATCTCGGCGAAGGAAAGATTGAGAACATCATTACACAATCTGCTGTTATCCACATGTTAGCAGAATGTGCAGGCCTTCAATGGTTTGAAAGTTGGGGGAAGAAGAAACTTTCAGAAATTGGACTTCCCCCCatgtcttgtaatcaaatcaCCAaa GTGAATGAAGATGAACCAGTGCTCCAGGCATTTAAGCtgatgagaaaaaaaaagattggaGGAGTTCCTGTTGTTGAAAGCGGTGGCAGCAAGGCTGTAGGCAATATAAGTCTAAGAGATGTTCATTTCTTGTTAACTGCACCAGAAATCTACCATGATTATAG GTCTATAACAGCGAAGAACTTTTTGACAGCTGTAAGAAGTTATCTGAAGGAACAGCATGAGAATGCACCAATGCTGAATGGCATGGTTACTTGCACGAAAGACTATTCTGttaaagaattgattatgaAGCTTGATTCCACAAAAATCCATAGGATTTATGTTGTGGATGATGATGGGAATCTGGAAGGAGTGATCACGCTGAGGGACATCATCTCAAGGCTCGTCCACGAGCCCCGTGGCTATTTTGGTGATTTCTTCGATGGAGTATTGCCGTTGCCCCACAATAGTAGCGTTTAG